The nucleotide window AGGACCTTTCGACTAGACCGGTGCGGAAATCCGGCGCTAGCCGAGCCTTGATGCGCCAGTGAAGGGAACCGTGATCGCACTGGCAGGTCGTCGAGACCGGTATGTGACATCCCGCTAGTAAGGTCAACTCCGATAACCGACATGTGAGCCATAGGTGTATGTGTCGGCACCCATAACGACGGTTCGGGCGGCTCATGCGGGCCCCAGTGCCCTCGCAAGAGGTCCCTCCTCCGGCTCGGCTGGTGCTAAGGCGCCAAGCTCCGGAACAGCTCAGATTCGGCGCCGTCGTGCATGAGTCCCCCACCCGAATTCCATACTGAAAGATGGAGAAGACATGAGTTCACTCATGATCCGCCGTAGCGTTGGCCTGGCTGCCGCCGTGACACTCGCGGCTGGAGCCCTGGTGGTTCCCGCCACGGCCGCCACCCCTGCGGCCAACGTGGACGGCAACCATGCCTCCACCCTGACCGTGCACAAGTGTGAGCAGACTGACACCAACGGCGTCACCGTCGGCACCGGTAACGATGACCCCGGCGTCGAGTGCAAGGCCGTCAAGGGAGTCGAGTTCACCATCACCGAGCTCAGCTACGACCTGACCACCCAGCAGGGTTGGATCGACCTGGCCGCCGCCAAGGGCGACGTCAACAAGGCTGCCGACGCCGCACACAAGACCGGCACCACCTTCAAGCACATCACCGAGGACAGTGGCGTCATCACCTTCACCGACGCTGAGACCACCGCCGGAAAGGCCTACCTGGTCTCCGAGACCAAGACCCCCGCTGGCGTCATCCCCGCCGCAGACTTCATCGTCACCCTGCCCATGACCAACCCGGGCAACACCAGCAGCTGGAACTACGACGTCCACGTCTACCCCAAGAACACGGTAGCTGGTGTGAAGAAGGAGGTCTCCGACTCCGGGAGACCCTCCGGCTCCGGCAACGCCCTGACCTATACCATCACCACCTCCATCCCGAAGGTTGGCGACGAAGGCATCAAGAAGTACCAGGTCATCGACATCCTGGACCCGCGCGTCCAGACCGGCCTGGGTGCTGACCAGCTCAACCCCATCGTCACCCTTGAGGGACCCCGCGGTACCGTGGACCAGCTCGTGGCCAACGACGACTACACCGTGACAGTAGCCAAGTCTGCCAACCCCGCTGACAAGCACAACTACCTGACCGTCGACTTCACCGCCGCCGGTCTGAAGAAGCTCGCCGCCGCCCGCCAGGCAGGCACCGGAGAGACCAAGGTCAAGACCGTCCTGACCGCCACCTTCGCCGAGGCCACGGACCTCGACGGTGGCGTCAGCAACATCGCCTCCCTCATCCCCTCCGACTCCCCGAACTACAACTGGGACAAGGACAACCCGAACCCCGGCGGCGACCCGAACAACCCCACCGTCCCCGGCACCAACACGGACCCGGTGACCTCCAAGTACGGTCAGATCGAGATCACCAAGACCGGTACCGACTCCCTGGCCGCAGCCAAATACAACGGCGCCCAGTTCGAGGTCTACGAGTGCTCCATCGGTACTGACGACGCCGCCCTGGCCGAGTCCAACGTCGCCTCCAAGAACGACGGCGTCCCGGTTCTCCTCAAGGACGTCGACGCTACCCTCAAGGGTGACAAGCTCACCGTGGCCAACGAGACCACCTTCGAGACCGGCAAGCAGACCAAGCTCCAGGCCAAGGCCAACAAGCCCGCCGTGGACGGCAAGGTGGTCATCGGTTCCCTGCGCGCCAACGACTGGGAGAACGGCAAAGCCAAGGACCTGAACAAGGACAACTGGTACTGCCTGGTTGAGACCAAAGCCCCCGCCGGCTACTCCCTGGCCCCCGACCCGATCCCCTTCCGCATCCTGGCCAAGGACACTGAGGACAAGGCCACGGACACCGCGGTGACGGTCGTAGACGTGCCAGCGAACGCTGGCTTCCACCTGCCGCTGACCGGCGCCAACGGCGTCGTCCTGCTGACGACGATCGGCAGCCTGCTGGTCCTGGGCGGTGGCGCAGTGGCCTTCTACAACCACCGTCGCCGCCGCGAGGAGCGCGACTGAGGCCAGGCACAGCCCTGAGCCGAACTCCCTGCCGTCTGCGGAGGAGCTGGCTAGCACGACGGCTGTGGGGGAGGCAGGAGACTCCTGCCTCCCCCACGCAGCCTCGCTGGCAGCACCCGGCTACGGCCCCGAACGGAGTCACCCCAAACCAGCTGTCCCTGCCCAGCCCCCGACCCAAATCTCTGACGCTGACCAACCCGAGGACACGCCTTGTGAACCCAGAGCCCAGCAGCCCCATAGACCCCAAGACCCCCAGTGACCAAGCCCTTGCCGACCTCGCGCCAAGCCTCCCGGCGCGGGTTCTAGGGTGCCTACGCCGTCGGCTGGGCCAGCTGACTGGCGCGCCAGGTTCAAAGCGCCGCCGCAACCTGCGCGTGGCCACCCCCCTGATCCTGGTGCTCCTGGGGGTGCTCGTGCTGCTCTACCCGGTGGTGGCCACGCAGCACAACAACGCGGACCAACAGCGCTTGGCCTCCATGTACTCCGCCCACCTGGACGCCCTGGGGCCGGACGTGCTGACTGAGGAGCTGAACGCGGCAGAGGCCTACAACGAGCACCTGGAAGCCTCCCCGATCCTGGACCCCTGGCTGGACTCCCAGCGCCCAGATACCCCCCGCTACCAGGAGTACCTGGGGCAACTGGACCTAGATGAGGTCATGGGACGCGTGACCATCCCATCCATCCACGCGGACCTGCCCGTCTACCACGGCACCCAGCCATCCACCCTGGCCAAGGGCGTGGGGCACCTATTCGGCACGTCCCTGCCAGTGGGCGGCGTGTCCACACACTCGGTGCTCACGGGGCACACGGGCCTGGGCACCGCCACGATCTTCGACAACCTGGTGGACGTGAAGCAGGGTGATGCCTTTTACGTGACGGTGGCTGGCCGGACCCTGAAGTACCAGGTGGTTAACATCCGCGTGGTACTGCCCACAGAGACTGACTCCCTGAACGAGGTGGCCGGCCGCGACCTGGTCACGTTGATCACCTGCACGCCCTACGGCGTCAACTCGCACCGCCTACTGGTCACGGGTGAACGAGTCCCCATCGACCCAGCCGCTGCGGCCAAGGATGCCGCTAAGGCCCTGCCCGCCCCCATGCAGACCTGGCAGGTGGCCATTATCTGGGTGGTTGTGGGGGTGCTTCTGGTGGTTGTGGCAGTGCTCATCTGGGCCTTCCTGGAGGCCCGACGCCGTAAGCGCGAGCGTGCTGCTGGTGCCGGTCCGCAGGGCGACGGGGGCGGCGGCGACGGCGGCCTTGACCCCAGCTCTGGCGACCCCGGTTCACCCTTGAACGGCGGTGCTGTGGAGAACCGTGAGGAGATCGTGCGTCTGGAGGCGCTTGATGACGCTAGTCGTAAGATTGTGAAACCTGATCGAGAGTTTACGTTAATCGGAACGTAACCGGTTTCGCGACAGGTTCCCATAAGCTGTCTTCCAGGAGTGTGGCCCGTGGTGGCCACGTCGTATTTAACCGGTCTTCTGGAGTCGTAAAGTGTTTTCCTGCAAAACATCCCGGGCGCTCAAACGCGTGTCCGGGATGGCCGCAGCCTGTGGTCTGAGCGCAGCAATACTGTTCGGCTCCGGCGTGACCGCACCCGTGGCTCAAGCAGCTCCAGGAGACCTGGACGCCGTGTTTGCTACCGGTGGTACCGGGCGCTACCGGGATATCATCCAGTGGATCCAGTGGGGCGACTACGAGACGCAGTTCAAAGGCAAAGCTAAACCAGATGTGCCCGTGCTCGACTATGGGCAGACCAAAACCTTCAACAACGTGCGCAATGTTGCGCCGGGCACCGAGCTACACACCACCTGTACGCTAAGCAACCTGCAGCACCTGGGCCATAATCCGAAACGTGACGATGGCAAGACGCTGACGGACGCTCAAGCCAAAGGGCCGCTGGTCGCCACTATCCCCGGCGGGTGGGCCGGTGACGTCTTGGACAATCTCTACAACGTTGGTGGACCCGGCAGCTGGAGTGACGGGTCACAAACGTGGTCCCCAGGCAAGACCTACCCAAAGGACTACGTCAACCGCAACCAGATGGTCATCGGACTGGGCAACGGTTACGCCTACAACGGTAACAATGCCAAAAACAGCAACCAGCCATGGGGTACCCCGGGAACAGACCCCTCTCCCACGGGCTATTCTTCCCAGGTGAGTTTTGAATACTCCTGCTCCGCGTCCCTGGTAACCGCGAGCGGAACACGTGAGGTTCCTATCCAGGGACTAGTATTCGCTGACGCGGAGGCCTCCTCCAAACGCTCCGGTCGGGTAATCCACGGCGTGCTCTATGATAAGTGGGGTGACGAGTGGGTTCAGGCATCAACCACCCAGAATGTCACCTGGCGTGTCCTGGACCGCCTGCGTTCCGAAAACTGTGGTCAGGTCACCGCGAACGCGGAGATCAGCAACGGCGGCAAGACCCTCAGACTCATGCCCACAGGCGACGAATGCGTGTATCAATATCCTGGAACCTACACCCAACCAAACGGCATCGGTGGGCCGGGCGCCGTCATGCTGATGGAAGGCGCCACCTCTGCGACCATCACCATCCAGGGAGCAGGCTATTCAGCAGTCGCCCTCGGCCTGGTGCTGGCCACCGATTTCGGAGACGCCCCCGAGTCCTACGGCAACGCCGGCTCCCTCTACGAGCCCTCCTGGCGTGACGGTGCCGTGACCGGAAGAAAGACCGACGTCTTCTCCAATAACGTGACCCTGGCCAGCATGCACGTGGGGCAATCCGCCTCCAGCCTAGGCCTCGACATCGACGCTGAGCCCTACCAGGCATACTCCGATGACGCCCGGGGTGATGACAGGAACACCGACGACGAGGACGGCATCACCGGCAGCGTGCGCATCCCGGCCGCCCCTGGCCTGACCTGGTCCCAGCAGGTAGCCTGCACCGGCGACGGTGAGCTATACGGTTGGATTGATTGGAACCGCAACGGTACCTTCGAGGATGCGGAACGCTCCGGCTGGCAGGACGCCAACCACGACGGCCAGTTCGAAGCCAGTGAGCGCGGCCTGGGGCCAGCCTGCTCTAACGGTGTCGCCACGCTGACCTGGACGATCCCGGAGGACGTCAGTGTCAACCAGGCCTCCCCCTGGGAGGATGTCTCCACCTTCATGCGCCTGCGCATCACCAAGGATCGCGACCCCGATGGCGCGCCCATCCAGCCTGGTCCCACCGGTATCACCGCCCATGGTGAAGTGGAGGACTACCAGGTCAGTCTCTACCCTGAGGCCATGGTCAAGCTGGTCAAGAAGGTGGACAACAGCTCCGCCTACACGCCAGACCCACTGGCTCCCGACCAGTGGACACTCACGGCCACCCAGAACGGTAAGACTCGCAACGGTGACGGCGTCCTGGACCCGGCAGCCGTGGTACCTGGCACCGTGACCTTCACGGAGACCGGCAAAACCGACGCGGCCCGGAATGGTTACACCTGGGCCGACACAACTTGCACCAAGCACCCACAGATGACGACTGCCATGACCTCTTCCGTGAGCCCCGACAAGAAGTCACTCCAGGTCAAAAACCGTGACTGGGTGGTCTGCACCCTTACCAACAAGCCCAAGCCCGCCGTCGTGGAGTGGAGCAAAGTTGACGCTAAGGGCAAGAAGCTGGCTGGTTCTGAGTGGAACTTGAAGGGACCCGGTTTCCCTGGGGGACTGTCCGTCAGTGACTGCACCTCTGGCGACTGCGCTGGCTCACAGGACCAGGATCCGACGCCCGGGCACTTCAAGGTGGAGGTCAAGAAGTGGGGCGACTACAACATCACCGAGACGACTGCTCCCACCGGCTATGTGGCAGCCACCGGTGAATTCGCCTTCGAGACGATCGACAAGGACCACCTTAGAGTTGCCCTCAAGGATGCCACCGGCGTGAGCAACGGCGGCGTGGTCAACCAAAGCCAGACCGGCTCCGTGACCTGGAACAAGGCGGACGCAGCCAACCTGAAGCCCCTGGCAGGCTCCAGTTGGACCCTCACCGGACCCACCGCTGACACCCCCGCACAAGTGGTTACGGACTGCGTGGCTGCTGAGGCCTCAGGCTGTGCCGACCAGGTGGACAAGGACCCGCTCGGTGGCGCCTTCCGTGTGGAGGGCCTCGGCCTGGGCAACTACACCCTCAAGGAGAAAGCCGCCCCAACGGGATACAAGCTGGACTCCACGACCACCCACGACTTTGAGCTGACCGCCGCCGCTAGCAACTACGCCTTTTCCGCCCCCTTCACCAATGAGCAAACCTCCGTCCCTGCACTGCCCCTCACCGGTGGCCTGGGTGCTGACGCCTTTGTCATCGGTGGTGGCATCGTGGGAGCTGCCGCCATGGGCTTCGGGATGGTGCGACGCCGTCGCCAGCAGCTTGCGACCGTGACGGTACGGTGACCACGTGGAACTGACCGCGCGCCAAGCGACCACCCTGGCAGAGGCCCCGCCAAAGCCCGCCACGCAGCCGCTGAACTGGCTGCCCGTGACGGACGCCGCCGGGCGACGCATACTCGTGGCCCCCGAACGGGCCACGCAGGAACGCAAGTGGCGCCTGTCCTGGCTGGCGGTCACCACCGCTGTACTGGCCGTCACCGGGATGCTGCTGTTCAGCTACCCGACGGCGGCAGCGTGGGTCAGCCAGTACAACCAGTCCAAGATCGTCACCAACTACGAGAGCCAGGTGGCCCTGGCGAAGCCGGCCGCCGCTGAGCAGCTGACGCGCGCCCACGAGTACAACCAGGCCCTCTCCGTGGGCGCCGTGCTGGAAGCCAACCACAATGTCCCCACCGGTGACGGCACCAGCTCGGACCAGACCCTCAACTACGCCAAGATGCTGGACGCCAACGGCGCTGGCCTAATGGCCCGCCTGCGGATCAACAAGATCGACTTGGACCTGCCCATCTACCACGGCACCAGTGAAGAGACCCTGCTGACCGGCCTGGGGCACCTGGAAGGCACATCCCTGCCGGTTGGTGGTGCCAGCACCCGCACCGTGGTCACCGGACACCGCGGCCTGGCCAACGCCACCATGTTCACCAACCTGGACAAGGTGGAAGTGGGGGACACCTTCACCTTCGAGGTCTTTGGTGACGTGATCACCTACCGGGTCTTTGACAAGAAGGTCGTTGACCCGGAAGAGACCGAGTCGCTGCGCGCGGTGGAGGGCAAGGATCTTGCCACCTTGGTGACCTGCACGCCCCTGGGCATTAACACGCACCGGATCCTGGTCACGGGGGAGCGGATCACCCCCACTCCCGCGAAGGACGTGGAGGCCAAGGGCAAGGCGCCGGACATCCCCGGCTTCCCCTGGTGGATCGTGCTGGACCTGACGGGCATCACCGTCGTGGGCCTGTACGTGTGGCGGGCCGGGTACCCGCCCAAGCTACGCCGTCGCCGTCGTCCTTGACTGGCGTGTCTCGGCACGAGTGGGGCCGAGCACCTGCGCCACTCGTGCCAAGACGCACAAGTGGGATCGGTAGACCGCAGGCATTTGTCAAGCCGATGCGTGGGTGTTACCGAAACGTGCACGGATGCTGGTGGTACCGCTGCTAGCCTTTCGCTGAATTTAGCGTACTTAGCACCTGAACGCATTGACGAACGGTTTCATGCATGACGACTCCAGCCCTGCATCCGAGTAAACCTGCCCCGGTTGCAACCCACAGACGTAAGGCCCGCAGCCCCTGGAAAGGCCGCCAGGTCATCGCCGCGATAGCCACGGCCCTTACCCTCACGCTGGGCGGCGCGGTGCTCACGCCCCTCACTGTTCCCGACGCCGCGGCGGGGCCCTCCACCCTGGAGGTGCCGCTGGGTGACACCTCCGTGGAGCTCAAAAATGTTAAGGCCACTCACAATCCGCCCAAGCCCTGCTTCCACTACTACGGCGCTGGCAACGAGACTTCAGACTCCACGGGCGTCGTGCACGGCAGCTCAGGCAAGTACGCCGCAGTCAGCTACGGCAAGCCAACGGCTGACAACTGCCCGGACCACTACGGCACGGACCCCATGCTGGGCCAGCAGACATCCATGTCCCTCAAACCGGCAAAGACCACCACGGTCAACGTCGGTGAGCCCTTCCTGCTAGGCACTATGCGCCACAACAACAAGCCAATCTACTCTGGGGCGACGGACAACAAGCGGGCGGTCTACGAGGGTACCTTCCAGATCAAGACGGCCGGCACTATTGATTCCGCCTTCCCCTGGGCGGAGGAGGACACCACCAACAAGTGCACCGCCAAACTCAACCAATACGGGGAAATGGTTATTGGTGAAAACGGTGGTGGGATCACCTCCACGAAAGACAAGCCTGTTCCCACACCTTACGCCTTCAACAAGCACAAGCAGGTCGGCCCCGCCGGAGGCCAGTTCATCTACGATTACAACGGCGAGGAGCTTTACAAGTCCGACGCTGGCGACTACTACTTCTACGCCAATGATAAAACCGCCCTTCACGACGTTTGGGGGCAGGCCTGCTCCGACGACTTCCTAACCATCCGTGGTGACCGCTCCCAGACCACCTGGCGCGACCCAGCCACCGGCATCGAGTACCAGCTCAAAATCTGGGGCTTCACCTTTAACGGCACGTCCGACCAGTGCTCCACCGAGCTGGCGGATACCGCCCACGTCAACGAGTTCTTCGTGACCCCAGAGGACGCAACCTCATACGGCTGCCTCTACGGCTCTATCGAGCAGCTGCGCCCCATTACCTTCAACACGGACGCCAAAGCCGACGACACCATCCGCACATCTCTGGGCAACCCACCCACATTCGCGTACTCCAACGTCTCTGCCCCTGGCTCCTATGGCGCGGAGAACTGGGGCAACCCGCTGGATCCACTGACCCCCACCGGCTGGGGCAAGGCGGGGCGCTCCCCGCTGTCCACCGCCCGCACCCTGCTAGCCCCCAATGACCTCGCCGCTGTGCAGCAGCAGGCCCAGCCCAACCAAGCTACCGTGGACGCTGGCGGCAACGTCACCAAGTCCGGCTGGCGCCTCACCGGCATCGATTGCCTCTTCACCCAAGAGCCGCACGACCCCCTCAAATTGAACGCCAAAGGTATTGCCAACTCCAGCGCCGCCGGTATTCCGGCAGAAGGCAACCGCCTGGACCGCTCCGCCAACGTCGACCTGACCAACCGCCGACTGCGCCTGGACCAGAACGAGCTGGCAGTCCAGTTCCAGCAGGCCGCAGTCACCTGTACCTGGCACAACGAGTACGTCCTAGCCAACAGCACCGTGACGCTGCGCAACGTCGTCGACTCCGGTGACGCTACCCCCGGCGAGTGGACGCTGAGCTCCACCCCCAAGGACGCCGACCTCTACAAGCAGCGCACCATCACCGGTGCTGCCGGCAGCGCCGAGGTCACCAACCAAACCACCGCCGCAGGCACCTACGTGCTCTCGACCTCCGGAGGTCACACCGGCTACGTGCAGAACGGCGACTGGACCTGCGAGAACGCCACCGTCCGCGTAGAGAACGGTGTAACCTACGCCGTGCTCGAGGAGGGCAAGCCCGCCGTCTGCACCGTCCACCACAAGACAGACACCACCCCCGTGTCCGCCACCAAGACGGTCACCGGCGCCTCTGACGCCGCGAATAAGACCAGCTACACCCTGGCCTACTCCTGCACCCCCGCAGGTGGTGGCACGCCTGTGACCGGAACCGTCCAGGCCAAGGCCGACGGCACACCTGTCAACGTCGCGGGCATGAAGTCTGGTGCCACCTGCGCCGTCACCGAGGAGAAGCTCGCCGACGGCCTGACCACCCCAGCCTTCGGCTCCTTCACCTGGGACGCCCCCACCTTCGACGTCACCATCAGCAAAGGCGGCAACAGCGCTCCCGTGACCACCACGGCCGTTCCAGCCACCTCGACCACCGGCCCTGGCGTCAGCTTCACCGTGCCCGACTCCACCGCGGGCAACGTGTCGATCGCGGTTACCAACAAGGTGCTGCCGCACGCCGCCGTCAGCAAGAAGTTCGTGTCCGTGGCCAAGTCCGCCAAGCTCGTCGGCGGCCACGACACCTTTGACCAGACCTACACGGTCACCGTCAAGAACCCCTCCACCACAGCCCCGCTGACCTACTCCCTCACGGACACGGCCCAACTCCCGGCAGGCACAACGCTCAACGGCACCACCGTCACGCGGGACGACGGCACCGTCATAAACGTTGCCGCCAACGCCCTGAGCTGGACCGCCAGCGACGTCACCCTGCCCGCCGGAGGCACCCACACCTACACGGCGGTCATGAACGTCTCCGCCCCCGACCCCGGCTTCACCCTGGCCGCAGGCGAGACCTGCGACGCCAACGTCGCCGCTAGCGGCAAGGCCGTGCTCAACACCGCGAGCCTGACCACCAAGGGCGACGTCACCCCCGTCACCGCCACCGCCTGCGGCTCCGTGCCCCCCAACCCCAAGTTCTCCGTAAAGAAGACCCCCGTGGCCGTGACCCGCACGCTTGACCAGGCCGGGTTCGTGGGCGGCTACCAGGTGACCGTCACCAACCGCTCCAACGTGGACGCCAAGATCGTCAACGACGTGCGCGACCAGCTAGGCCTGCCCAGCTCCGCCATCGTCTCCAAGGTTGAGGTGCGAGAGGACGGCAACCTGGTCAAGACCATTACCGGCGCGGACCTGGCCGACCCCAACGGCTTTGTGATCGCGGAGGCCGGCTCTGGCGAGCCGCTCGCCAAAGCCGCCGGTGGACTCGCTGACGGCGGCACCCGCGTGCTCGGCGTCCAGGTCTACTTCACCGTGGACCCCAACGCCGTCGGCTTCACCGCTGACGACTACACCTGCGGCAAGAACCGTGCCGACGGCAAGCCCGCCGGCCTGGTCAACACCGCCATCATGGAGGGTGACACGGACGGCACCGACAACGACACCGCCTGCCTGTCCACCACCGCCCTGCTGCACTTTAACAAGGTGGTCTCCAGCCGCCCCGGCCCCGGCTCCACCTTCGACGTCGGCTACACCATCACCGTGGAGAACCAAGGCGCCCTGCCCGGGAACCCCGGCGAGGTGCTGGACCAGCCCGCCTTCGCCCCCGGCGTTGTAGTGAACAAGGTGACCGTGTCCAAGAACGGTGGCGCGGCCCAGGAAGTCACCGCCGTGAACGGCTCCTACAGCCTGGCCAGCGGCGAGACCATCTACTCCGGGCAGACTCTCACCTGGGTGGTCACCATGAACGTGTCCGTTGACCCGTCCGACCCGAATTACAACGAGGCCGCCCTGTCCTGCAAAGTCAACGGCAGCGGCGAGTTTGAGGACGGTCACGGCCTGCTCAACAAGCTCATCACCGAGCCCGGCAAGGATGTGGAAACCAACCTCAACCACGACAAGGCCTGCGTGGACGTGGATGGGAACGCTGGCAAGCGCGGCTTCATGGTTATCAAGTCTGGGTCCCAGGGGGCTCTGGACGGTGCGGCCTTCGACCTGTACTCCACTGACCCGTCTACCCAGGGCGCCCAGCCACTAGACCTTGCCGTGACTCCCGCAGGTGAGAAGGGCAAGTTCAATGTGGCGCCTCAGCTCATTAACCGCGAGTACTGGCTGGTGGAGAAGGTGGCCCCGGCTGGGCACACGCTACTGGCCAACCCCGTGCACGTGAAGATCACGGCCACCGGTATCCAGGTGCTCAACGGCAACAAGCTGGGCGTCTCCACGGCGACGGCGTCGGCGGCGGCTGACCCGGCGGTGGCCGACACCCTCACCATCAACGACATTGAGGCGGCGCGCCTGCCGCTGTCAGGTGGCGCTGGGTTTTTGCCCAACGTGGCCCTGGCGGTGCTGCTGCTCGGGTCGGCTGGAGTGCTGGGGGTGCGAGCCTGGAGGCGGGCGCTGAAGACCGCCTGAGGTCCGGGGGCGACGCCGCCGCGACACGCCCGAGCGCGTGTAGCAGGTGGGCGGTCTCACAGCTCTGCGGCTAACGCCCCCGCGCCGCCCGCTGATAGCGTTGGCGGGCCGAGGCGGAGCGATCCGCCCAGGCCACCTCCCGGGGCCGTCCCGGGAACCAGTCTGACGGACCCGGTAGCCTCCGGGTTTCCGTGTGTCCAGACCGGCCACCTCCACCTTCACAGCGGAGCTTGAGCACGTCGCCTCGCGCGACACGCCCGAGCGCGTGGACCGGTCACCGAAAGTAAGAGAGGTTAGGCGCCATGGCGGGACAGAAGATCCGCATCCGGCTCAAGTCCTACGACCACGAGGTCATTGACTCCTCCGCGCGCAAGATCGTTGACACGGTCACTCGCGCCGGTGCGACGGTCGTGGGTCCGGTGCCGCTGCCGACCGAGAAGAACGTGTTCTGCGTCATCCGGTCGCCCCACAAGTACAAGGACAGCCGCGAGCACTTTGAGATGCGCACCCACAAGCGGCTGATTGACATCGTTGACCCGACGCCGAAGGCCGTCGACTCGCTCATGCGTCTCGACCTGCCCGCCGACGTCAACATCGAGATCAAGCTCTGAGGTTCCACGACATGACTACGCACACCACGTCGGCGTCGGCCGCGCCCACGAAGGCGC belongs to Actinomyces trachealis and includes:
- a CDS encoding DUF5979 domain-containing protein, which encodes MTTPALHPSKPAPVATHRRKARSPWKGRQVIAAIATALTLTLGGAVLTPLTVPDAAAGPSTLEVPLGDTSVELKNVKATHNPPKPCFHYYGAGNETSDSTGVVHGSSGKYAAVSYGKPTADNCPDHYGTDPMLGQQTSMSLKPAKTTTVNVGEPFLLGTMRHNNKPIYSGATDNKRAVYEGTFQIKTAGTIDSAFPWAEEDTTNKCTAKLNQYGEMVIGENGGGITSTKDKPVPTPYAFNKHKQVGPAGGQFIYDYNGEELYKSDAGDYYFYANDKTALHDVWGQACSDDFLTIRGDRSQTTWRDPATGIEYQLKIWGFTFNGTSDQCSTELADTAHVNEFFVTPEDATSYGCLYGSIEQLRPITFNTDAKADDTIRTSLGNPPTFAYSNVSAPGSYGAENWGNPLDPLTPTGWGKAGRSPLSTARTLLAPNDLAAVQQQAQPNQATVDAGGNVTKSGWRLTGIDCLFTQEPHDPLKLNAKGIANSSAAGIPAEGNRLDRSANVDLTNRRLRLDQNELAVQFQQAAVTCTWHNEYVLANSTVTLRNVVDSGDATPGEWTLSSTPKDADLYKQRTITGAAGSAEVTNQTTAAGTYVLSTSGGHTGYVQNGDWTCENATVRVENGVTYAVLEEGKPAVCTVHHKTDTTPVSATKTVTGASDAANKTSYTLAYSCTPAGGGTPVTGTVQAKADGTPVNVAGMKSGATCAVTEEKLADGLTTPAFGSFTWDAPTFDVTISKGGNSAPVTTTAVPATSTTGPGVSFTVPDSTAGNVSIAVTNKVLPHAAVSKKFVSVAKSAKLVGGHDTFDQTYTVTVKNPSTTAPLTYSLTDTAQLPAGTTLNGTTVTRDDGTVINVAANALSWTASDVTLPAGGTHTYTAVMNVSAPDPGFTLAAGETCDANVAASGKAVLNTASLTTKGDVTPVTATACGSVPPNPKFSVKKTPVAVTRTLDQAGFVGGYQVTVTNRSNVDAKIVNDVRDQLGLPSSAIVSKVEVREDGNLVKTITGADLADPNGFVIAEAGSGEPLAKAAGGLADGGTRVLGVQVYFTVDPNAVGFTADDYTCGKNRADGKPAGLVNTAIMEGDTDGTDNDTACLSTTALLHFNKVVSSRPGPGSTFDVGYTITVENQGALPGNPGEVLDQPAFAPGVVVNKVTVSKNGGAAQEVTAVNGSYSLASGETIYSGQTLTWVVTMNVSVDPSDPNYNEAALSCKVNGSGEFEDGHGLLNKLITEPGKDVETNLNHDKACVDVDGNAGKRGFMVIKSGSQGALDGAAFDLYSTDPSTQGAQPLDLAVTPAGEKGKFNVAPQLINREYWLVEKVAPAGHTLLANPVHVKITATGIQVLNGNKLGVSTATASAAADPAVADTLTINDIEAARLPLSGGAGFLPNVALAVLLLGSAGVLGVRAWRRALKTA
- the rpsJ gene encoding 30S ribosomal protein S10, coding for MAGQKIRIRLKSYDHEVIDSSARKIVDTVTRAGATVVGPVPLPTEKNVFCVIRSPHKYKDSREHFEMRTHKRLIDIVDPTPKAVDSLMRLDLPADVNIEIKL